The nucleotide window AACTTTCTTGTGTTACCTTAACCAGTTTTGCGGCATTATCAGCCACATGACCCACAAAGAATGTTTTCGTGCTGTCTCCGTGAAAACCATTGTAACATGCGCCAGCATCTATCGATACAATATCGCCCTCTAAAAGGTGACGGCGTTTTGAGGGAATGCCGTGAATAACTTCATCGTTTACCGAAATACAAGCTGAGGCAGGAAAACCGTAAAGCTTTAAAAAGGAAGGGCGCGCACCACAGCGTATCATATAATCATGAATTATTTTGTCAAGATCAGCTGTTGTAACGCCGGGTGCAATATGCTCTCCCGCCTTTTCAATAGCCTCAGCGGTAATCCGACCCGCTATTCTCATTTGTTCAATTTCATTGTCACTTTTAATAATAAT belongs to Bacillota bacterium and includes:
- the map gene encoding type I methionyl aminopeptidase, whose amino-acid sequence is MIIIKSDNEIEQMRIAGRITAEAIEKAGEHIAPGVTTADLDKIIHDYMIRCGARPSFLKLYGFPASACISVNDEVIHGIPSKRRHLLEGDIVSIDAGACYNGFHGDSTKTFFVGHVADNAAKLVKVTQESFYEGLKYARPGYRIGDIGAAIERYATGFGYTIVRDFVGHGVGRELHEEPEVPNFGTAGRGARLEKGMTIAIEPMINEGIPDVKVSDNDWTVFTVDGKLSAHYEHTVLITDGEPEILTKRSDE